One Catenulispora sp. GP43 genomic window, AGAAGTTCGCGCGGTACTTCGACGTCGAGCTGCGCCAGATCCCAGTCCTGCCCGACGCCACCGGGCTGCGGCCGGAGCAGCTGCGCGCGGCGGTCGACGAGAACACGATCGGCGTCGTGGGCATCCTCGGGGTGACCTACACCTGCGACTACGAGCCGATCAAGGAGCTCGCCGCCGAGCTCGACGCGATCCAGAAGGACACCGGCCTGGACATCCCGCTGCACGTGGACGCGGCCAGCGGGGGGTTCGTCGCGCCGTTCCTGCAGCCGGACCTGTGGTGGGACTTCCGGGTCCCGCGCGTGGCCTCGATCAACGCCTCGGGCCACAAGTACGGCATGGCGCCGCTGGGCGTGGGCTGGGTGGTGTGGCGCTCCCCGGAGCTGCTGCCGGAGGACCTGGTGTTCCGGGTGAGCTACCTCGGCGGGAACATGCCCACGCTGGCGCTGAACTTCTCCCGGCCCGGCGGCCAGGTCATCGCGCAGTACTTCAACTTCCTGCGCTACGGCCGGGAGGGCTTCACGAAGATCTACGAGATCGCCTCGGAGGCCGGGCAGGCCTTGGGGCGCCGGGTCGCGCAGATGGGCCCGTTCGAGCTCGTGTACGACGGCAAGGACGCCCTGCCGGCGGTGAGCTGGAAGCTGAAGGACCCGGACAACGCCGGCTTCACGCTCTACGACCTGACCGACCGGCTGCGCACGCGGGGCTGGCAGGTCCCGGCGTACCCGCTGCCGGCGGACCGCCAGGAGACCGTGATCCAGCGCGTCCTCGTCCGGCACGGGATCGGCCACGACAAGCTGGCGCTTCTCGCCGACGACATCGAGCGCGAGGTCAAGCGGCTCCAGGAGGCGGATCAGCAGGGGACGTCGGTGGCGCCGCAGGAGACCGGGTTCCATCACTGAGACTGCGACCGTGACGCGCCCTCGGTGTCGTTCCGCTCCACCAGGAGCAGGACGGCGCCGAGGAGGAACAGCACCGCGCCGATCAGCGTCCCGAGGTTGGCGACCGGGGAGCTGAGCAGGTCGGCCGTCCCGGGCTGCACGAACGCGGCGGCCGCCGACACGCCGAAGGCGACCGAGCCGGCCAGGTTCGCCAGCGTGATCCACCACGCGACCGACCGGGGCCGCCACGCGAACCATCCGTGGCAGGCCTCGTACCAGGCCAGCGTGCTGGCCACGAGGAAGCAGACCGAGCCCACCGCGTCCGGCCGCCAGACGTGGCGCCGGTACAGGTCCGAGCCGATGGTCGCGCCGACGGCCAGCCCGGTGCTGACGTTGAACGCCAGCGTCCCGACCGACTGCCAGGCCGTGGCCTGCCAGTCGACGCGGCCCGGCAGCCAGACCAGGACGCGGCGCCCGTGGCGCGGGCCGGCCGGGGCCGCGTCGACCGCTTCCCGGTACTGCAGGAAGCCGGCCGAGGTGAAGAAGACCGACCCGGCGAAGAACGTCAGCCCGTCGGCCCGCAGGCCCACCGCGTTCGCGTAGGCGGGCAGGACGCCGAGGGCGAACAGCGCCGACCCGATCGCGAACAGGACGCCGATCCACCAGCTCCGGTCGCGCGGGGCCCACCAGGTCTCACGGCCGGCCGGGGCCGGCCTCTGGTGTTTGCGGCGCCAGCGGGAGTCCCGTTTCGGGCGGCCTTTCTCCGCGTCGGTGTTCATCATCATGAATCACACCTTTTATTCAGGCCGATCGCACGCCGGCGGCCATTCGGTCGACGCCGCGTTCACCTGGTCGGAGCAATGAGGCCCTTCTGGTGGTTTGTCCGTCCGGCGAAGTGTGAACACGATCATCATGCTCTGGGAGGCGATCCCATCGGCGGTGGCCGCCGCGTTCTCGCCGTCGACGCTGCTGATCGTCGCCGGTCTACTGGGCATGAAGCATCCGCTGCGCAACGCCGTGATCTTCCTGATCACGGCGGCCGCGGTCACCCTCGCTGTCGGCTTCGCCGTGGTGGAGGTGTTGACGAACACCAGCGTGGACGACAGCAGCAAGCACCCCACGGTGCCGCCGGCCATCGACCTGGTCATCGGACTGGTCATCCTCGCGTTCGGGCTGTACGTGGCCCGCCGCAAGCCCCGCGCGAAGAAGGACAAGAAGAAGCCCGAGGAGCGCGAGATGCGGCTTCTCGTGGTCGTCGGGCTGGGCATGGTGCTGGGATCGCCGTCCCCGCTGTATCTGGCCTCTTTGCACTCGGTCGCCAAGGGCAACCCCGGCGCGGCCGCCGTGGTGTTCGACGTGATCCTGCTCGCGGTGATCGTGCTGTTGATGGCCTGGCTGCCGATCGTGTACTACGCGATCGCCCCGGAGCGTGCCGCCGCGGCCCTGCGGGCGGTCAACGAGTGGCTCGCGCGGCACGGTCGGGTGATCGGCTTGAGCGCGGCCGCGATCGTGGGCACGTACTTCGTCATCCACGGGATCGTCGG contains:
- a CDS encoding glutamate decarboxylase, whose amino-acid sequence is MAALHEVDTDDADAIEDCYSTALASRDLPKKRMPEHPSPANSVRDLILDELALDGNASQNLATFCSTFLDHEAHELMAVCIDKNMVDKDEYPQTAEIENRCVHILADLWNAPPGPTTGTSTTGSSEAAMLAGLALKWRWRAARKAAGKPADRPNLVCGPVQVCWEKFARYFDVELRQIPVLPDATGLRPEQLRAAVDENTIGVVGILGVTYTCDYEPIKELAAELDAIQKDTGLDIPLHVDAASGGFVAPFLQPDLWWDFRVPRVASINASGHKYGMAPLGVGWVVWRSPELLPEDLVFRVSYLGGNMPTLALNFSRPGGQVIAQYFNFLRYGREGFTKIYEIASEAGQALGRRVAQMGPFELVYDGKDALPAVSWKLKDPDNAGFTLYDLTDRLRTRGWQVPAYPLPADRQETVIQRVLVRHGIGHDKLALLADDIEREVKRLQEADQQGTSVAPQETGFHH
- a CDS encoding GAP family protein, which codes for MNTIIMLWEAIPSAVAAAFSPSTLLIVAGLLGMKHPLRNAVIFLITAAAVTLAVGFAVVEVLTNTSVDDSSKHPTVPPAIDLVIGLVILAFGLYVARRKPRAKKDKKKPEEREMRLLVVVGLGMVLGSPSPLYLASLHSVAKGNPGAAAVVFDVILLAVIVLLMAWLPIVYYAIAPERAAAALRAVNEWLARHGRVIGLSAAAIVGTYFVIHGIVGLA